From the Thermococcus sp. 18S1 genome, one window contains:
- a CDS encoding Lrp/AsnC family transcriptional regulator, with amino-acid sequence MMEAFVLVVVKPGTEEKVYETLRGNEKINEIYRVYGEYDLILRVGVSSIEELDRFHDEVLRRIKNIEMTETLIASSYRG; translated from the coding sequence ATGATGGAAGCGTTTGTCCTGGTTGTTGTTAAACCCGGAACCGAGGAGAAGGTCTACGAGACCCTCCGGGGCAACGAGAAGATAAACGAGATATACAGGGTCTACGGTGAGTACGACCTGATCCTCCGCGTGGGGGTCAGCAGCATAGAGGAGCTGGACAGGTTCCACGATGAGGTCCTACGGAGGATAAAGAACATCGAAATGACGGAGACGCTGATAGCGAGCTCCTACAGGGGGTGA
- a CDS encoding DNA-directed RNA polymerase subunit K, translated as MFKYTRFEKARIIGARALQIAMGAPILIDVPEGITPLDAAMLEFEKGIIPLTVIRPS; from the coding sequence ATGTTTAAGTATACCCGCTTTGAGAAGGCCCGTATCATCGGAGCAAGGGCCCTCCAGATAGCGATGGGTGCGCCCATACTCATCGACGTCCCGGAAGGAATCACGCCGCTCGACGCCGCGATGCTCGAGTTTGAGAAAGGAATAATCCCGCTCACCGTAATAAGGCCGAGCTGA
- a CDS encoding signal recognition particle protein Srp54, giving the protein MALEKLGKALNSALKKLARSKTVDEATIKEVVRDIQRALIQADVNVRLVLQLTKTIEKRALEEEPPAGASKKEHIIQIVYEELTKFLGKEAKPLEIKEKPTVLLTVGIQGSGKTTSVAKLARHLQKRGYKVGVVCSDTWRPGAYYQLKQLLEPYGIEVSGDPEEKDAVKLASEGVEYFKGKDVDVIIVDSAGRHKEESGLIEEMKQISQAIKPHEVILVIDGTIGQQAYNQALAFKEATPIGSIIVTKLDGSAKGGGALSAVAATGAPIKFIGVGERIDDLEAFDPKRFVSRLLGMGDIEGLLEKLEELQKQQAVSEEDLEKFLKGKFNLKDMYAQLEAMQKMGPLKQVLQMIPGLGYSLPDDAVRVGEEKLRRYRVIMDSMTEEELEHPEIINYSRIKRIARGSGTSTAEVRELLNQYNQMKKMFKSMDKRKLAKMAKRFNFGGFGL; this is encoded by the coding sequence ATGGCCCTAGAGAAGCTTGGGAAGGCACTGAACAGCGCCCTGAAAAAGCTCGCCCGCTCGAAAACCGTGGACGAGGCGACGATAAAGGAGGTAGTGCGAGATATCCAGAGGGCACTCATCCAGGCGGACGTTAACGTAAGGCTCGTTCTTCAGCTGACCAAAACAATAGAGAAGAGGGCACTTGAGGAGGAGCCCCCGGCAGGGGCTTCGAAGAAGGAGCACATAATCCAGATAGTCTACGAGGAGCTGACCAAATTTCTCGGAAAGGAGGCCAAACCCCTCGAGATAAAAGAGAAACCCACAGTCCTGCTCACCGTCGGTATTCAGGGTTCGGGTAAAACAACCAGCGTGGCGAAACTCGCTAGGCACCTCCAGAAGAGGGGCTACAAGGTGGGCGTCGTCTGCTCGGACACCTGGCGTCCGGGAGCCTACTACCAGCTCAAGCAGCTCCTTGAACCGTACGGGATAGAGGTCTCCGGGGACCCCGAGGAGAAGGACGCGGTCAAGCTCGCCTCCGAGGGCGTCGAGTACTTCAAGGGGAAGGACGTGGATGTTATCATCGTGGACTCAGCAGGAAGGCACAAGGAGGAGTCCGGCCTTATAGAGGAGATGAAGCAGATAAGCCAGGCCATAAAGCCCCACGAGGTCATACTGGTCATAGACGGCACCATAGGCCAGCAGGCGTATAACCAGGCCCTGGCGTTCAAGGAGGCAACGCCGATAGGCTCGATAATAGTCACCAAGCTCGACGGTTCGGCCAAGGGTGGTGGTGCACTCTCGGCCGTCGCCGCAACCGGCGCCCCGATAAAGTTCATCGGTGTTGGCGAGAGGATAGACGACCTCGAGGCCTTCGATCCGAAGCGCTTTGTTTCACGGCTCCTGGGAATGGGAGACATCGAGGGACTTCTGGAGAAGCTCGAGGAGCTCCAGAAACAGCAGGCCGTCAGCGAGGAAGACCTCGAGAAGTTCCTCAAGGGCAAGTTCAACCTGAAGGACATGTACGCCCAGCTCGAAGCGATGCAGAAGATGGGGCCGCTGAAGCAGGTTCTTCAGATGATCCCGGGACTGGGCTACTCCCTGCCGGATGACGCCGTGAGGGTGGGCGAGGAGAAGCTCCGGAGGTACAGGGTAATCATGGACTCCATGACCGAGGAGGAGCTCGAGCACCCGGAGATAATCAACTACTCGAGGATCAAACGCATAGCCCGCGGCTCGGGAACCAGCACCGCCGAGGTAAGGGAGCTTCTCAACCAGTACAATCAGATGAAGAAGATGTTCAAGAGCATGGACAAGAGGAAGCTGGCCAAGATGGCCAAGAGGTTTAACTTCGGGGGGTTCGGCCTATGA
- a CDS encoding 50S ribosomal protein L18e, whose product MVKRTGPTDINLRRLIRYLRKKSNEEGVKIWKDVAWRLEGPRRQRAEVNVSRINRYTKDGDTVIVPGSVLGAGKLEHKVTVAAWKFSETAKKKIVEAGGEVLTIEELIERNPKGSGVIIME is encoded by the coding sequence ATGGTCAAGAGAACCGGACCCACTGACATCAACCTGAGGAGGCTCATCCGCTACCTCAGAAAGAAGTCTAACGAGGAAGGAGTTAAGATATGGAAGGATGTTGCCTGGCGCCTTGAGGGGCCCAGGAGGCAGAGGGCTGAGGTGAACGTCAGCAGGATCAACCGCTACACCAAGGACGGCGACACCGTCATCGTTCCCGGAAGTGTCCTCGGTGCAGGAAAGCTCGAGCACAAGGTTACCGTTGCCGCTTGGAAGTTCAGCGAGACGGCCAAGAAGAAGATAGTCGAGGCCGGTGGAGAGGTCCTCACCATTGAGGAACTCATCGAGAGAAACCCGAAGGGTAGTGGAGTAATCATAATGGAGTGA
- a CDS encoding YkgJ family cysteine cluster protein, whose protein sequence is MERRWVATIDLETLEVKHDPTFKFKCLENCGKCCYELEIPIRDEDIARIEELGYSAWEFVDYDKMFYRGDKFLSYAIKKRPFDGGCVFLDPETMRCKIYNHRPLACRLYPFVFVKHGKKMEIYVKKDPFCPGIDHPEGEPVTKEFLLREYGDVIEEYRGKVVKGPV, encoded by the coding sequence TTGGAGAGGCGGTGGGTTGCCACCATCGACCTCGAGACCCTGGAGGTCAAGCACGACCCCACCTTTAAATTTAAGTGCCTTGAAAACTGCGGAAAATGCTGCTACGAGCTGGAGATACCCATCCGGGATGAAGATATAGCCAGGATAGAGGAACTGGGTTACAGTGCCTGGGAATTCGTGGACTACGATAAAATGTTCTACCGCGGGGACAAGTTCCTCAGCTACGCCATCAAAAAGCGTCCCTTCGACGGGGGCTGCGTTTTCCTTGATCCCGAGACCATGCGCTGCAAAATTTACAACCACCGGCCCCTCGCGTGCAGGCTCTATCCATTCGTCTTTGTGAAGCACGGAAAAAAGATGGAAATCTACGTCAAAAAGGACCCCTTCTGCCCGGGCATAGACCACCCCGAGGGGGAGCCCGTGACGAAGGAGTTCCTCCTCAGGGAGTACGGCGACGTCATAGAGGAGTACCGTGGAAAAGTTGTGAAGGGCCCCGTGTGA
- the rplM gene encoding 50S ribosomal protein L13 — translation MRIINAEGLILGRLASKVAKMLLEGEEVVIVNAEKAIITGNREDIFAKYKQRTGLRTRTNPRKGPFYPKRSDEIVRRTIRGMLPWKTDRGRKAFKRLKVYVGVPKEFEGRELETISEAHSSRIATPKYVTVGEVAKFLGGKF, via the coding sequence ATGAGGATAATTAACGCTGAAGGACTCATACTCGGAAGGCTCGCCTCGAAGGTCGCCAAGATGCTCCTCGAGGGCGAGGAGGTCGTCATTGTCAACGCCGAGAAGGCCATCATCACCGGAAACCGCGAGGACATCTTCGCCAAGTACAAGCAGAGGACCGGACTGAGGACCAGGACCAACCCGAGGAAGGGTCCGTTCTATCCGAAGAGGAGCGACGAGATAGTCAGGAGAACCATCAGGGGAATGCTCCCCTGGAAGACCGACCGCGGAAGGAAGGCCTTCAAGAGGCTCAAGGTTTACGTCGGTGTTCCGAAGGAGTTCGAGGGCAGGGAGCTTGAGACCATAAGCGAGGCCCACAGCTCGAGGATCGCAACCCCGAAGTACGTTACCGTTGGCGAGGTTGCCAAGTTCCTCGGTGGAAAGTTCTGA
- a CDS encoding PadR family transcriptional regulator has protein sequence MTTPMERLKNKITKEVLWLYILRLLRERPMYAYELKERIREAFNFEPATVSSYVVLYKLEKEGYVTAEWQESQTGKPSRKYYRLTPEGEKLLEDGIAFLEDMVAKLKGA, from the coding sequence ATGACGACCCCCATGGAAAGGCTCAAGAACAAGATAACCAAAGAGGTTCTCTGGCTGTACATACTTCGGCTACTTCGGGAGAGGCCCATGTACGCCTATGAACTGAAGGAGAGAATAAGGGAGGCGTTCAACTTCGAGCCCGCGACCGTCAGCTCATACGTTGTCCTCTACAAGCTCGAGAAGGAGGGGTACGTTACCGCGGAGTGGCAGGAGAGCCAGACTGGGAAGCCCTCCAGGAAGTACTACAGACTCACCCCCGAGGGGGAGAAGCTTCTTGAGGACGGAATAGCTTTTCTTGAGGATATGGTCGCGAAGCTTAAGGGCGCATGA
- a CDS encoding FUN14 domain-containing protein — protein sequence MEFDLNAMMGDIGVGAVVGFVTGFALKKLMKLALAIIGAYMLSLFWLEQKGVIIIDKDRLFNLAGEWSHEILTLGEKVMGILPGTAAFMGGFYLGFRKG from the coding sequence ATGGAGTTCGACCTGAACGCCATGATGGGCGACATTGGAGTAGGGGCTGTAGTTGGCTTCGTAACGGGCTTTGCCCTCAAAAAACTCATGAAGCTGGCGCTGGCTATAATAGGGGCGTACATGCTGAGCCTCTTCTGGCTCGAGCAGAAGGGCGTCATAATAATCGACAAGGACAGGCTCTTCAACCTCGCGGGCGAGTGGAGCCACGAGATCCTGACCCTCGGGGAGAAGGTTATGGGCATCCTGCCGGGAACTGCGGCTTTCATGGGTGGATTTTACCTTGGTTTCCGTAAGGGATGA
- the rpsB gene encoding 30S ribosomal protein S2 has protein sequence MEEYLVPLDQYLAAGVHIGTQQKTQDMKRFIYRVRQDGLYVLDVRKTDERLRVAGKFLAKFDPENILAVSVRLYGQKPVKKFGDVTGVRSIPGRFLPGTMTNPQVKNFMEPDVLIVTDPRADHQAMKEAIEIGVPIVALVDTENFLSYVDVAIPTNNKGRKALALIYWILAREILYNRKEIESREDFKVPVEDFEMRIVRT, from the coding sequence ATGGAGGAATACCTCGTTCCACTCGACCAGTACCTTGCTGCCGGTGTCCACATCGGAACCCAGCAGAAGACCCAGGACATGAAGAGGTTTATTTACCGTGTCAGGCAGGACGGCCTCTACGTGCTTGACGTCAGGAAGACCGACGAGAGGCTCCGCGTTGCCGGCAAGTTCCTCGCCAAGTTCGACCCCGAGAACATTCTCGCCGTCAGCGTCAGACTCTACGGCCAGAAGCCGGTCAAGAAGTTCGGCGACGTTACCGGCGTCCGCTCCATACCCGGCCGTTTCCTCCCGGGAACCATGACCAACCCGCAGGTCAAGAACTTCATGGAGCCGGACGTCCTCATCGTCACCGACCCGAGGGCCGACCACCAGGCCATGAAGGAGGCCATCGAGATAGGCGTTCCGATAGTGGCCCTCGTTGACACCGAGAACTTCCTCAGCTACGTTGACGTCGCCATTCCGACCAACAACAAGGGTAGGAAGGCCCTTGCTCTCATCTACTGGATCCTCGCGAGGGAGATACTCTACAACAGGAAGGAGATCGAGAGCAGGGAGGACTTCAAGGTTCCGGTTGAGGACTTCGAGATGAGGATCGTTAGAACCTGA
- a CDS encoding phosphoribosyltransferase family protein: MSQLKSVQEKLRLVRVLRLLKKTYTYEELSKITGLPITVLNRYVRGKVLPSAERTKELLNLLLPYINIEEEVRKRIKFDEYGFFDNMPVLSDTALMSLIAEDVAGRYMDKNVDRVLTAATDGIALGVHVARELNVDVVYAKKKKEVGVEKFYEVSYVPSASGSVTTLYLPQWALKKGENVLIVDDVIRSGETQRALLEMCRQAGAKPVGMFFLISVGDVIERLREEYSIPVESLIRLE; the protein is encoded by the coding sequence GTGAGTCAGCTGAAGTCCGTGCAGGAAAAGCTGAGACTGGTCAGAGTGCTCAGACTGCTCAAGAAGACCTACACCTACGAGGAGCTCTCCAAGATAACGGGCCTCCCCATCACCGTGCTGAACAGGTACGTGAGGGGAAAGGTCCTGCCGAGCGCCGAGAGAACAAAGGAGCTCCTCAACCTGCTCCTCCCGTACATCAACATAGAGGAGGAGGTCAGGAAGAGGATAAAATTCGACGAGTATGGGTTCTTTGACAACATGCCCGTTCTCAGCGATACTGCCCTGATGAGCCTCATCGCGGAGGACGTGGCAGGCAGGTACATGGACAAGAACGTCGACAGGGTCCTCACGGCCGCGACGGACGGAATAGCCCTCGGCGTTCACGTGGCGAGGGAGCTGAACGTCGATGTTGTCTACGCTAAGAAGAAGAAGGAAGTCGGCGTTGAGAAGTTCTACGAGGTCAGCTATGTTCCGAGCGCCTCGGGAAGCGTCACGACGCTGTACCTCCCGCAGTGGGCTCTCAAGAAGGGCGAAAACGTCCTCATAGTTGACGACGTCATAAGGAGCGGCGAGACCCAGAGGGCGCTCCTGGAGATGTGCCGGCAGGCCGGTGCGAAGCCCGTCGGAATGTTCTTCCTCATAAGCGTCGGGGACGTTATAGAGCGGCTGCGTGAGGAGTACAGCATCCCAGTGGAGAGCCTCATAAGGCTGGAGTGA
- a CDS encoding Lrp/AsnC family transcriptional regulator, with translation MDELDLRILSLLQENARLSYREIARELKVAVGTVYNRIKKMEEEGVIRGFAPILDYEKLGFGLTAVIGVKAKGRRILDIEREIAKNERVMLVYDITGEFDIVLVAKFKDRADMNRFVKWLLSLEGVEKTNTSVAMQVVKEDTRLKLTED, from the coding sequence GTGGACGAACTCGACCTGAGGATACTCTCGCTGCTTCAGGAAAACGCCCGCCTGTCGTACCGTGAGATAGCGCGGGAGCTCAAAGTGGCCGTTGGAACCGTGTACAACCGCATCAAAAAGATGGAAGAAGAAGGTGTAATCAGGGGGTTTGCCCCGATCCTTGACTACGAGAAGCTCGGCTTTGGACTGACCGCGGTCATAGGCGTCAAGGCCAAGGGGAGACGTATCTTGGATATAGAGCGCGAGATAGCCAAAAACGAGAGGGTAATGCTGGTCTACGACATAACCGGTGAGTTCGATATAGTCCTGGTAGCGAAGTTCAAGGATAGGGCAGACATGAACCGCTTCGTTAAGTGGTTGCTCTCCCTTGAGGGAGTGGAAAAAACGAACACGAGTGTTGCGATGCAGGTGGTTAAAGAGGACACAAGGTTAAAGCTAACGGAGGACTAG
- a CDS encoding 50S ribosomal protein L40e yields the protein MARFPEAEARIFRKYVCMRCGATNPWKAKKCRKCGYKGLRPKAREPRGGMGR from the coding sequence ATGGCGAGATTCCCTGAGGCTGAGGCCAGAATCTTTAGGAAGTACGTGTGCATGCGCTGCGGTGCCACTAACCCGTGGAAGGCCAAGAAGTGCAGGAAGTGCGGCTACAAGGGTCTCCGCCCGAAGGCGAGAGAGCCGCGCGGTGGAATGGGACGCTGA
- a CDS encoding DNA-directed RNA polymerase subunit N, whose translation MIVPVRCFTCGKVIGDKYYEFKARVEKGEDPERVLDDLGIERYCCRRTLLSHVELVDSAMKYRVY comes from the coding sequence GTGATAGTCCCCGTCAGGTGCTTCACGTGTGGAAAGGTCATAGGAGATAAATATTACGAGTTTAAGGCCCGTGTTGAGAAGGGCGAGGATCCCGAGAGGGTGCTCGACGACCTCGGGATCGAAAGGTACTGCTGCAGGAGGACCCTCCTCAGCCACGTCGAGCTCGTGGACAGCGCCATGAAGTACAGGGTGTATTAA
- a CDS encoding 30S ribosomal protein S9, with product MKVIQTAGKRKTAIARATIREGKGRVRINHKPVEIIEPEIARFTIMEPLVLAGEEIVSKVDIDVKVEGGGFMGQAEAARVAIARALVEWTNDMNLKDKFMKYDRTMLVGDSRRTEMHKPNRSTKGPRAKRQKSYR from the coding sequence ATGAAGGTCATCCAGACTGCTGGTAAGAGGAAGACGGCCATCGCGAGGGCCACCATCAGGGAAGGAAAGGGTCGCGTCAGGATCAACCACAAGCCGGTCGAGATAATCGAGCCGGAGATAGCGCGCTTCACCATCATGGAGCCGCTCGTCCTTGCTGGGGAGGAGATCGTCAGCAAGGTCGACATCGACGTCAAGGTTGAGGGCGGCGGCTTCATGGGGCAGGCCGAGGCTGCCCGCGTTGCCATAGCCAGGGCCCTCGTCGAGTGGACCAACGACATGAACCTCAAGGACAAGTTCATGAAGTACGACAGAACCATGCTCGTCGGCGACAGCAGGAGAACCGAGATGCACAAGCCCAACCGCTCGACCAAGGGTCCGCGCGCCAAGAGGCAGAAGTCCTACCGCTGA